The Hemibagrus wyckioides isolate EC202008001 linkage group LG12, SWU_Hwy_1.0, whole genome shotgun sequence genome includes a window with the following:
- the phactr4a gene encoding phosphatase and actin regulator 4A isoform X6, with translation MSRIVESMDEGDHAVDQGTISDEDVDDQQHSTIGSDNPNSGRHTPPSKQKGKFSNLGKIFKPWKWRKKKESSEKFKETSEVLERKISMRRPRQELIEKGVLKEISENESNNVKAPSVNNGHTQPVAGEHGPNAGSEVKNRSHGEERKSLLAPEPERRSRIPSDVTRNRQPLDVDSRTRIPSDSDKRERDEARYRERRDDNRDRRDEREERGRRDDKEDRDRRDRREERDSRTDWREDRERRDRREEKRDGRVEKDARADRDQKRDDRDERERREDRERRELKERRDDHSRMEEPLRRDDRDRRPESERRDDRERKDDKDRERHEERDRREDIPRKDVRKPEMPKLIRPQSEMDMRSSLQSSSSDVGQKIRPVSEIDQRSTLPRYSHAQDDPRTRTAEAPGPLVVSNPVPTKRSPPVPPARMTPVAKRNSGDISSNPAEPPARSSSPNLPPSQSEDSKPTSYTATAVSPPPTHIPPSPPGIAVDPPSPTTEPPSQPPSIPLHILIQRALASPGPVHPNPDGNQRAHSLLFETPPEIVVETSGRHSLPVTIEPLRLPEDDDFDMEEELQKLHPPPRQTMPPELEAGSRRGLVGDTMVIFEDSDSEQEEDTDSDGPILYRDDEEDDDEEVPMTGLAGKVKRKDTLALKLEKQQEKEEKQGQENSSWKNWEQWEAMRNKIGTTLTRRLSQRPTQQELEQRNILLAKNEADRRAERSEIKRRLTRKLSQRPTVAELQARKILRFHEYVESTHAEDYDRRADKPWTKLTPADKAAIRKELNEFKSSEMQVHEESKMYTRFHRP, from the exons ATGAAGACGTCGATGACCAGCAGCACAGCACGATAGGGAGCGACAACCCCAACTCTGGCAGACACACGCCTCCGTCCAAACAGAAGGGGAAGTTCTCCAACCTGGGTAAGATCTTCAAACCCTGGAAATggagaaagaagaaggaaagcAGCGAGAAGTTTAAGGAGACGTCCGAGG tTCTGGAGAGGAAGATCTCGATGAGAAGACCCCGGCAGGAGCTGATAGAGAAAGGAGTACTAAAGGAAATCTCTGAGAATG AGAGTAATAACGTGAAAGCTCCCTCAGTAAACAACGGTCACACGCAGCCTGTAGCCGGGGAGCATGGGCCCAACGCTGGATCAGAGGTCAAGAACAGGTCACACGGCGAGGAGCGAAAGAGTTTGTTGGCACCAGAACCTGAGCGACGAAGCCGAATACCATCAGACGTGACCCGTAACCGGCAGCCTCTGGACGTGGACTCTCGTACGCGCATCCCGTCAGACTCCGATAAACGAGAGCGAGACGAGGCAAGGTACCGCGAAAGGAGGGACGACAACCGAGATCGCAGGGACGAGAGAGAGGAACGAGGGAGAAGGGACGACAAAGAGGACCGGGACAGGCGCGATAGGCGAGAGGAACGGGATTCCAGAACAGACTGGAGAGAAGATCGAGAGCGAAGGGAccggagagaagaaaagagagacggCAGAGTGGAAAAAGATGCGAGAGCGGACAGGGACCAAAAGAGGGATGACCGGGAcgaaagagaaaggagagaggacAGGGAAAGACGAGAGCTAAAAGAACGTAGGGACGATCACAGTCGAATGGAAGAACCTCTTCGGCGTGACGACCGAGACAGGAGGCCTGAAAGTGAGAGGAGAGATGACCGAGAAAGGAAAGACGACAAGGATCGCGAACGGCACGAGGAACGAGACCGGAGAGAGGACATTCCGAGAAAAGATGTGAGGAAGCCTGAGATGCCAAAGCTGATCAGGCCTCAGTCTGAGATGGATATGAGGAGCAGTTTGCAGAGCAGCTCCTCTGATGTGGGCCAGAAAATCCGACCCGTCTCTGAAATTGACCAAAGGAGCACACTGCCGCGATACTCACACGCTCAGGATGACCCCAGGACACGCACAG CTGAAGCACCCGGACCGCTGGTAGTCTCGAACCCAGTTCCTACAAAGCGCTCTCCTCCCGTTCCGCCTGCAAGGATGACGCCTGTCGCCAAACGCAACTCAGGGGACATCTCCTCCAATCCGGCCGAGCCTCCTGCCAGAAGTTCTTCCCCTAACCTTCCCCCTTCGCAGTCAGAGGATAGCAAACCCACCAGCTATACAGCTACAGCGGTGTCTCCTCCACCTACCCATATCCCTCCGTCTCCGCCTGGCATCGCTGTGGATCCTCCGAGCCCCACCACTGAGCCGCCGAGCCAGCCTCCATCCATACCTCTGCACATTCTGATCCAGCGCGCACTTGCCAGCCCCGGACCGGTCCACCCCAACCCTGATGGCAACCAGAGAGCTCACTCTCTGCTGTTCGAGACGCCACCGGAGATCGTAGTGGAGACTAGTGGACGTCATTCGCTTCCTGTCACCATCGAGCCGCTCAGACT ACCTGAGGATGATGATTTTGACATGGAGGAAGAGCTGCAAAAGCTGCACCCTCCTCCCCGGCAAACCATGCCACCGGAGCTGGAGGCCGGGAGCAGGCGGGGGTTAGTGGGAGACACCATGGTCATCTTCGAGGACTCGGACAGTGAGCAGGAGGAAGACACCGACTCCGATGGACCCATTCTCTACAGAGACGACGAAGAGGATGATGACGAGGAAGTGCCCATGA CTGGTCTGGCTGGCAAGGTGAAACGGAAAGACACTCTGGCTCTAAAGCTGGAGAAACAgcaggaaaaggaggagaagcagGGGCAAGAGAACAGCTCCTGGAAGAACTGGGAGCAGTGGGAGGCGATGCGCAACAAGATCGGCACCACCCTCACACG GAGACTGAGTCAGAGACCAACGCAACAAGAACTTGAGCAAAGAAACATTCTGCTAG CCAAGAATGAGGCAGACAGACGAGCTGAGCGAAGCGAGATCAAACGCAGGCTTACAAGAAAG TTGTCTCAGAGGCCCACAGTAGCTGAGCTCCAGGCCAGAAAGATTCTACGTTTCCACGAGTATGTGGAGTCCACACATGCTGAAGACTACGACCGGCGTGCAGATAAACCCTGGACCAAACTCACTCCTGCTGATAAG GCTGCCATCAGAAAGGAGCTGAATGAGTTTAAGAGTTCCGAGATGCAGGTCCATGAGGAGAGCAAGATGTACACCAG GTTTCATCGGCCTTAG
- the phactr4a gene encoding phosphatase and actin regulator 4A isoform X2 has product MGQGASVQAHTHHSTLNTDEDVDDQQHSTIGSDNPNSGRHTPPSKQKGKFSNLGKIFKPWKWRKKKESSEKFKETSEVLERKISMRRPRQELIEKGVLKEISENESNNVKAPSVNNGHTQPVAGEHGPNAGSEVKNRSHGEERKSLLAPEPERRSRIPSDVTRNRQPLDVDSRTRIPSDSDKRERDEARYRERRDDNRDRRDEREERGRRDDKEDRDRRDRREERDSRTDWREDRERRDRREEKRDGRVEKDARADRDQKRDDRDERERREDRERRELKERRDDHSRMEEPLRRDDRDRRPESERRDDRERKDDKDRERHEERDRREDIPRKDVRKPEMPKLIRPQSEMDMRSSLQSSSSDVGQKIRPVSEIDQRSTLPRYSHAQDDPRTRTGSVGVRFTPAPESKEPQPPPKQAILPPPKWLMSSTESGQASSSSSSSSSLSSSSSSSAPPIAKPPPRTVSLMVDDQSRQGPLPVVSIRNHDNPPATLDHPAPPAPAAAPAPAPVPTPTPAPAAPLTTSDAPVPTKMPPVPPPKPTNRNSILPLQATTLPRHAKAQTPLYWTSRRRQNEHAEAPGPLVVSNPVPTKRSPPVPPARMTPVAKRNSGDISSNPAEPPARSSSPNLPPSQSEDSKPTSYTATAVSPPPTHIPPSPPGIAVDPPSPTTEPPSQPPSIPLHILIQRALASPGPVHPNPDGNQRAHSLLFETPPEIVVETSGRHSLPVTIEPLRLPEDDDFDMEEELQKLHPPPRQTMPPELEAGSRRGLVGDTMVIFEDSDSEQEEDTDSDGPILYRDDEEDDDEEVPMTGLAGKVKRKDTLALKLEKQQEKEEKQGQENSSWKNWEQWEAMRNKIGTTLTRRLSQRPTQQELEQRNILLAKNEADRRAERSEIKRRLTRKLSQRPTVAELQARKILRFHEYVESTHAEDYDRRADKPWTKLTPADKAAIRKELNEFKSSEMQVHEESKMYTRFHRP; this is encoded by the exons atgggccagggagctaGTGTTcaggctcacacacaccactctactcTTAATacag ATGAAGACGTCGATGACCAGCAGCACAGCACGATAGGGAGCGACAACCCCAACTCTGGCAGACACACGCCTCCGTCCAAACAGAAGGGGAAGTTCTCCAACCTGGGTAAGATCTTCAAACCCTGGAAATggagaaagaagaaggaaagcAGCGAGAAGTTTAAGGAGACGTCCGAGG tTCTGGAGAGGAAGATCTCGATGAGAAGACCCCGGCAGGAGCTGATAGAGAAAGGAGTACTAAAGGAAATCTCTGAGAATG AGAGTAATAACGTGAAAGCTCCCTCAGTAAACAACGGTCACACGCAGCCTGTAGCCGGGGAGCATGGGCCCAACGCTGGATCAGAGGTCAAGAACAGGTCACACGGCGAGGAGCGAAAGAGTTTGTTGGCACCAGAACCTGAGCGACGAAGCCGAATACCATCAGACGTGACCCGTAACCGGCAGCCTCTGGACGTGGACTCTCGTACGCGCATCCCGTCAGACTCCGATAAACGAGAGCGAGACGAGGCAAGGTACCGCGAAAGGAGGGACGACAACCGAGATCGCAGGGACGAGAGAGAGGAACGAGGGAGAAGGGACGACAAAGAGGACCGGGACAGGCGCGATAGGCGAGAGGAACGGGATTCCAGAACAGACTGGAGAGAAGATCGAGAGCGAAGGGAccggagagaagaaaagagagacggCAGAGTGGAAAAAGATGCGAGAGCGGACAGGGACCAAAAGAGGGATGACCGGGAcgaaagagaaaggagagaggacAGGGAAAGACGAGAGCTAAAAGAACGTAGGGACGATCACAGTCGAATGGAAGAACCTCTTCGGCGTGACGACCGAGACAGGAGGCCTGAAAGTGAGAGGAGAGATGACCGAGAAAGGAAAGACGACAAGGATCGCGAACGGCACGAGGAACGAGACCGGAGAGAGGACATTCCGAGAAAAGATGTGAGGAAGCCTGAGATGCCAAAGCTGATCAGGCCTCAGTCTGAGATGGATATGAGGAGCAGTTTGCAGAGCAGCTCCTCTGATGTGGGCCAGAAAATCCGACCCGTCTCTGAAATTGACCAAAGGAGCACACTGCCGCGATACTCACACGCTCAGGATGACCCCAGGACACGCACAG GCTCTGTGGGTGTGCGCTTCACTCCTGCCCCCGAGTCAAAGGAGCCGCAGCCTCCACCAAAACAGGCCATACTTCCCCCCCCAAAATGGCTGATGTCCTCCACCGAATCTGGTCAggcttcatcctcatcatcctcctcctcctcattgtcatcatcatcctcttcctcagctCCACCCATTGCTAAACCCCCTCCTCGCACTGTCTCACTGATGGTGGACGACCAGTCTCGTCAGGGTCCTTTACCCGTGGTTTCGATACGAAACCATGACAACCCACCTGCTACCCTGGATCATCCTGCCCCTCCTGCCCCAGCTGCTGCTCCCGCTCCCGCTCCTGTTCCTACTCCTactcctgctcctgctgcacCTCTAACCACCTCTGATGCCCCAGTACCTACTAAAATGCCACCTGTTCCCCCTCCCAAACCCACCAACCGTAACAGTATATTACCACTGCAAG CCACAACATTACCCAGGCATGCTAAAGCTCAGACTCCTCTGTACTGGACCAGCAGGAGACGGCAGAATGAACATG CTGAAGCACCCGGACCGCTGGTAGTCTCGAACCCAGTTCCTACAAAGCGCTCTCCTCCCGTTCCGCCTGCAAGGATGACGCCTGTCGCCAAACGCAACTCAGGGGACATCTCCTCCAATCCGGCCGAGCCTCCTGCCAGAAGTTCTTCCCCTAACCTTCCCCCTTCGCAGTCAGAGGATAGCAAACCCACCAGCTATACAGCTACAGCGGTGTCTCCTCCACCTACCCATATCCCTCCGTCTCCGCCTGGCATCGCTGTGGATCCTCCGAGCCCCACCACTGAGCCGCCGAGCCAGCCTCCATCCATACCTCTGCACATTCTGATCCAGCGCGCACTTGCCAGCCCCGGACCGGTCCACCCCAACCCTGATGGCAACCAGAGAGCTCACTCTCTGCTGTTCGAGACGCCACCGGAGATCGTAGTGGAGACTAGTGGACGTCATTCGCTTCCTGTCACCATCGAGCCGCTCAGACT ACCTGAGGATGATGATTTTGACATGGAGGAAGAGCTGCAAAAGCTGCACCCTCCTCCCCGGCAAACCATGCCACCGGAGCTGGAGGCCGGGAGCAGGCGGGGGTTAGTGGGAGACACCATGGTCATCTTCGAGGACTCGGACAGTGAGCAGGAGGAAGACACCGACTCCGATGGACCCATTCTCTACAGAGACGACGAAGAGGATGATGACGAGGAAGTGCCCATGA CTGGTCTGGCTGGCAAGGTGAAACGGAAAGACACTCTGGCTCTAAAGCTGGAGAAACAgcaggaaaaggaggagaagcagGGGCAAGAGAACAGCTCCTGGAAGAACTGGGAGCAGTGGGAGGCGATGCGCAACAAGATCGGCACCACCCTCACACG GAGACTGAGTCAGAGACCAACGCAACAAGAACTTGAGCAAAGAAACATTCTGCTAG CCAAGAATGAGGCAGACAGACGAGCTGAGCGAAGCGAGATCAAACGCAGGCTTACAAGAAAG TTGTCTCAGAGGCCCACAGTAGCTGAGCTCCAGGCCAGAAAGATTCTACGTTTCCACGAGTATGTGGAGTCCACACATGCTGAAGACTACGACCGGCGTGCAGATAAACCCTGGACCAAACTCACTCCTGCTGATAAG GCTGCCATCAGAAAGGAGCTGAATGAGTTTAAGAGTTCCGAGATGCAGGTCCATGAGGAGAGCAAGATGTACACCAG GTTTCATCGGCCTTAG
- the phactr4a gene encoding phosphatase and actin regulator 4A isoform X3 yields MEKRDEDVDDQQHSTIGSDNPNSGRHTPPSKQKGKFSNLGKIFKPWKWRKKKESSEKFKETSEVLERKISMRRPRQELIEKGVLKEISENESNNVKAPSVNNGHTQPVAGEHGPNAGSEVKNRSHGEERKSLLAPEPERRSRIPSDVTRNRQPLDVDSRTRIPSDSDKRERDEARYRERRDDNRDRRDEREERGRRDDKEDRDRRDRREERDSRTDWREDRERRDRREEKRDGRVEKDARADRDQKRDDRDERERREDRERRELKERRDDHSRMEEPLRRDDRDRRPESERRDDRERKDDKDRERHEERDRREDIPRKDVRKPEMPKLIRPQSEMDMRSSLQSSSSDVGQKIRPVSEIDQRSTLPRYSHAQDDPRTRTGSVGVRFTPAPESKEPQPPPKQAILPPPKWLMSSTESGQASSSSSSSSSLSSSSSSSAPPIAKPPPRTVSLMVDDQSRQGPLPVVSIRNHDNPPATLDHPAPPAPAAAPAPAPVPTPTPAPAAPLTTSDAPVPTKMPPVPPPKPTNRNSILPLQATTLPRHAKAQTPLYWTSRRRQNEHAEAPGPLVVSNPVPTKRSPPVPPARMTPVAKRNSGDISSNPAEPPARSSSPNLPPSQSEDSKPTSYTATAVSPPPTHIPPSPPGIAVDPPSPTTEPPSQPPSIPLHILIQRALASPGPVHPNPDGNQRAHSLLFETPPEIVVETSGRHSLPVTIEPLRLPEDDDFDMEEELQKLHPPPRQTMPPELEAGSRRGLVGDTMVIFEDSDSEQEEDTDSDGPILYRDDEEDDDEEVPMTGLAGKVKRKDTLALKLEKQQEKEEKQGQENSSWKNWEQWEAMRNKIGTTLTRRLSQRPTQQELEQRNILLAKNEADRRAERSEIKRRLTRKLSQRPTVAELQARKILRFHEYVESTHAEDYDRRADKPWTKLTPADKAAIRKELNEFKSSEMQVHEESKMYTRFHRP; encoded by the exons ATGAAGACGTCGATGACCAGCAGCACAGCACGATAGGGAGCGACAACCCCAACTCTGGCAGACACACGCCTCCGTCCAAACAGAAGGGGAAGTTCTCCAACCTGGGTAAGATCTTCAAACCCTGGAAATggagaaagaagaaggaaagcAGCGAGAAGTTTAAGGAGACGTCCGAGG tTCTGGAGAGGAAGATCTCGATGAGAAGACCCCGGCAGGAGCTGATAGAGAAAGGAGTACTAAAGGAAATCTCTGAGAATG AGAGTAATAACGTGAAAGCTCCCTCAGTAAACAACGGTCACACGCAGCCTGTAGCCGGGGAGCATGGGCCCAACGCTGGATCAGAGGTCAAGAACAGGTCACACGGCGAGGAGCGAAAGAGTTTGTTGGCACCAGAACCTGAGCGACGAAGCCGAATACCATCAGACGTGACCCGTAACCGGCAGCCTCTGGACGTGGACTCTCGTACGCGCATCCCGTCAGACTCCGATAAACGAGAGCGAGACGAGGCAAGGTACCGCGAAAGGAGGGACGACAACCGAGATCGCAGGGACGAGAGAGAGGAACGAGGGAGAAGGGACGACAAAGAGGACCGGGACAGGCGCGATAGGCGAGAGGAACGGGATTCCAGAACAGACTGGAGAGAAGATCGAGAGCGAAGGGAccggagagaagaaaagagagacggCAGAGTGGAAAAAGATGCGAGAGCGGACAGGGACCAAAAGAGGGATGACCGGGAcgaaagagaaaggagagaggacAGGGAAAGACGAGAGCTAAAAGAACGTAGGGACGATCACAGTCGAATGGAAGAACCTCTTCGGCGTGACGACCGAGACAGGAGGCCTGAAAGTGAGAGGAGAGATGACCGAGAAAGGAAAGACGACAAGGATCGCGAACGGCACGAGGAACGAGACCGGAGAGAGGACATTCCGAGAAAAGATGTGAGGAAGCCTGAGATGCCAAAGCTGATCAGGCCTCAGTCTGAGATGGATATGAGGAGCAGTTTGCAGAGCAGCTCCTCTGATGTGGGCCAGAAAATCCGACCCGTCTCTGAAATTGACCAAAGGAGCACACTGCCGCGATACTCACACGCTCAGGATGACCCCAGGACACGCACAG GCTCTGTGGGTGTGCGCTTCACTCCTGCCCCCGAGTCAAAGGAGCCGCAGCCTCCACCAAAACAGGCCATACTTCCCCCCCCAAAATGGCTGATGTCCTCCACCGAATCTGGTCAggcttcatcctcatcatcctcctcctcctcattgtcatcatcatcctcttcctcagctCCACCCATTGCTAAACCCCCTCCTCGCACTGTCTCACTGATGGTGGACGACCAGTCTCGTCAGGGTCCTTTACCCGTGGTTTCGATACGAAACCATGACAACCCACCTGCTACCCTGGATCATCCTGCCCCTCCTGCCCCAGCTGCTGCTCCCGCTCCCGCTCCTGTTCCTACTCCTactcctgctcctgctgcacCTCTAACCACCTCTGATGCCCCAGTACCTACTAAAATGCCACCTGTTCCCCCTCCCAAACCCACCAACCGTAACAGTATATTACCACTGCAAG CCACAACATTACCCAGGCATGCTAAAGCTCAGACTCCTCTGTACTGGACCAGCAGGAGACGGCAGAATGAACATG CTGAAGCACCCGGACCGCTGGTAGTCTCGAACCCAGTTCCTACAAAGCGCTCTCCTCCCGTTCCGCCTGCAAGGATGACGCCTGTCGCCAAACGCAACTCAGGGGACATCTCCTCCAATCCGGCCGAGCCTCCTGCCAGAAGTTCTTCCCCTAACCTTCCCCCTTCGCAGTCAGAGGATAGCAAACCCACCAGCTATACAGCTACAGCGGTGTCTCCTCCACCTACCCATATCCCTCCGTCTCCGCCTGGCATCGCTGTGGATCCTCCGAGCCCCACCACTGAGCCGCCGAGCCAGCCTCCATCCATACCTCTGCACATTCTGATCCAGCGCGCACTTGCCAGCCCCGGACCGGTCCACCCCAACCCTGATGGCAACCAGAGAGCTCACTCTCTGCTGTTCGAGACGCCACCGGAGATCGTAGTGGAGACTAGTGGACGTCATTCGCTTCCTGTCACCATCGAGCCGCTCAGACT ACCTGAGGATGATGATTTTGACATGGAGGAAGAGCTGCAAAAGCTGCACCCTCCTCCCCGGCAAACCATGCCACCGGAGCTGGAGGCCGGGAGCAGGCGGGGGTTAGTGGGAGACACCATGGTCATCTTCGAGGACTCGGACAGTGAGCAGGAGGAAGACACCGACTCCGATGGACCCATTCTCTACAGAGACGACGAAGAGGATGATGACGAGGAAGTGCCCATGA CTGGTCTGGCTGGCAAGGTGAAACGGAAAGACACTCTGGCTCTAAAGCTGGAGAAACAgcaggaaaaggaggagaagcagGGGCAAGAGAACAGCTCCTGGAAGAACTGGGAGCAGTGGGAGGCGATGCGCAACAAGATCGGCACCACCCTCACACG GAGACTGAGTCAGAGACCAACGCAACAAGAACTTGAGCAAAGAAACATTCTGCTAG CCAAGAATGAGGCAGACAGACGAGCTGAGCGAAGCGAGATCAAACGCAGGCTTACAAGAAAG TTGTCTCAGAGGCCCACAGTAGCTGAGCTCCAGGCCAGAAAGATTCTACGTTTCCACGAGTATGTGGAGTCCACACATGCTGAAGACTACGACCGGCGTGCAGATAAACCCTGGACCAAACTCACTCCTGCTGATAAG GCTGCCATCAGAAAGGAGCTGAATGAGTTTAAGAGTTCCGAGATGCAGGTCCATGAGGAGAGCAAGATGTACACCAG GTTTCATCGGCCTTAG
- the phactr4a gene encoding phosphatase and actin regulator 4A isoform X1, which translates to MSRIVESMDEGDHAVDQGTISDEDVDDQQHSTIGSDNPNSGRHTPPSKQKGKFSNLGKIFKPWKWRKKKESSEKFKETSEVLERKISMRRPRQELIEKGVLKEISENESNNVKAPSVNNGHTQPVAGEHGPNAGSEVKNRSHGEERKSLLAPEPERRSRIPSDVTRNRQPLDVDSRTRIPSDSDKRERDEARYRERRDDNRDRRDEREERGRRDDKEDRDRRDRREERDSRTDWREDRERRDRREEKRDGRVEKDARADRDQKRDDRDERERREDRERRELKERRDDHSRMEEPLRRDDRDRRPESERRDDRERKDDKDRERHEERDRREDIPRKDVRKPEMPKLIRPQSEMDMRSSLQSSSSDVGQKIRPVSEIDQRSTLPRYSHAQDDPRTRTGSVGVRFTPAPESKEPQPPPKQAILPPPKWLMSSTESGQASSSSSSSSSLSSSSSSSAPPIAKPPPRTVSLMVDDQSRQGPLPVVSIRNHDNPPATLDHPAPPAPAAAPAPAPVPTPTPAPAAPLTTSDAPVPTKMPPVPPPKPTNRNSILPLQATTLPRHAKAQTPLYWTSRRRQNEHAEAPGPLVVSNPVPTKRSPPVPPARMTPVAKRNSGDISSNPAEPPARSSSPNLPPSQSEDSKPTSYTATAVSPPPTHIPPSPPGIAVDPPSPTTEPPSQPPSIPLHILIQRALASPGPVHPNPDGNQRAHSLLFETPPEIVVETSGRHSLPVTIEPLRLPEDDDFDMEEELQKLHPPPRQTMPPELEAGSRRGLVGDTMVIFEDSDSEQEEDTDSDGPILYRDDEEDDDEEVPMTGLAGKVKRKDTLALKLEKQQEKEEKQGQENSSWKNWEQWEAMRNKIGTTLTRRLSQRPTQQELEQRNILLAKNEADRRAERSEIKRRLTRKLSQRPTVAELQARKILRFHEYVESTHAEDYDRRADKPWTKLTPADKAAIRKELNEFKSSEMQVHEESKMYTRFHRP; encoded by the exons ATGAAGACGTCGATGACCAGCAGCACAGCACGATAGGGAGCGACAACCCCAACTCTGGCAGACACACGCCTCCGTCCAAACAGAAGGGGAAGTTCTCCAACCTGGGTAAGATCTTCAAACCCTGGAAATggagaaagaagaaggaaagcAGCGAGAAGTTTAAGGAGACGTCCGAGG tTCTGGAGAGGAAGATCTCGATGAGAAGACCCCGGCAGGAGCTGATAGAGAAAGGAGTACTAAAGGAAATCTCTGAGAATG AGAGTAATAACGTGAAAGCTCCCTCAGTAAACAACGGTCACACGCAGCCTGTAGCCGGGGAGCATGGGCCCAACGCTGGATCAGAGGTCAAGAACAGGTCACACGGCGAGGAGCGAAAGAGTTTGTTGGCACCAGAACCTGAGCGACGAAGCCGAATACCATCAGACGTGACCCGTAACCGGCAGCCTCTGGACGTGGACTCTCGTACGCGCATCCCGTCAGACTCCGATAAACGAGAGCGAGACGAGGCAAGGTACCGCGAAAGGAGGGACGACAACCGAGATCGCAGGGACGAGAGAGAGGAACGAGGGAGAAGGGACGACAAAGAGGACCGGGACAGGCGCGATAGGCGAGAGGAACGGGATTCCAGAACAGACTGGAGAGAAGATCGAGAGCGAAGGGAccggagagaagaaaagagagacggCAGAGTGGAAAAAGATGCGAGAGCGGACAGGGACCAAAAGAGGGATGACCGGGAcgaaagagaaaggagagaggacAGGGAAAGACGAGAGCTAAAAGAACGTAGGGACGATCACAGTCGAATGGAAGAACCTCTTCGGCGTGACGACCGAGACAGGAGGCCTGAAAGTGAGAGGAGAGATGACCGAGAAAGGAAAGACGACAAGGATCGCGAACGGCACGAGGAACGAGACCGGAGAGAGGACATTCCGAGAAAAGATGTGAGGAAGCCTGAGATGCCAAAGCTGATCAGGCCTCAGTCTGAGATGGATATGAGGAGCAGTTTGCAGAGCAGCTCCTCTGATGTGGGCCAGAAAATCCGACCCGTCTCTGAAATTGACCAAAGGAGCACACTGCCGCGATACTCACACGCTCAGGATGACCCCAGGACACGCACAG GCTCTGTGGGTGTGCGCTTCACTCCTGCCCCCGAGTCAAAGGAGCCGCAGCCTCCACCAAAACAGGCCATACTTCCCCCCCCAAAATGGCTGATGTCCTCCACCGAATCTGGTCAggcttcatcctcatcatcctcctcctcctcattgtcatcatcatcctcttcctcagctCCACCCATTGCTAAACCCCCTCCTCGCACTGTCTCACTGATGGTGGACGACCAGTCTCGTCAGGGTCCTTTACCCGTGGTTTCGATACGAAACCATGACAACCCACCTGCTACCCTGGATCATCCTGCCCCTCCTGCCCCAGCTGCTGCTCCCGCTCCCGCTCCTGTTCCTACTCCTactcctgctcctgctgcacCTCTAACCACCTCTGATGCCCCAGTACCTACTAAAATGCCACCTGTTCCCCCTCCCAAACCCACCAACCGTAACAGTATATTACCACTGCAAG CCACAACATTACCCAGGCATGCTAAAGCTCAGACTCCTCTGTACTGGACCAGCAGGAGACGGCAGAATGAACATG CTGAAGCACCCGGACCGCTGGTAGTCTCGAACCCAGTTCCTACAAAGCGCTCTCCTCCCGTTCCGCCTGCAAGGATGACGCCTGTCGCCAAACGCAACTCAGGGGACATCTCCTCCAATCCGGCCGAGCCTCCTGCCAGAAGTTCTTCCCCTAACCTTCCCCCTTCGCAGTCAGAGGATAGCAAACCCACCAGCTATACAGCTACAGCGGTGTCTCCTCCACCTACCCATATCCCTCCGTCTCCGCCTGGCATCGCTGTGGATCCTCCGAGCCCCACCACTGAGCCGCCGAGCCAGCCTCCATCCATACCTCTGCACATTCTGATCCAGCGCGCACTTGCCAGCCCCGGACCGGTCCACCCCAACCCTGATGGCAACCAGAGAGCTCACTCTCTGCTGTTCGAGACGCCACCGGAGATCGTAGTGGAGACTAGTGGACGTCATTCGCTTCCTGTCACCATCGAGCCGCTCAGACT ACCTGAGGATGATGATTTTGACATGGAGGAAGAGCTGCAAAAGCTGCACCCTCCTCCCCGGCAAACCATGCCACCGGAGCTGGAGGCCGGGAGCAGGCGGGGGTTAGTGGGAGACACCATGGTCATCTTCGAGGACTCGGACAGTGAGCAGGAGGAAGACACCGACTCCGATGGACCCATTCTCTACAGAGACGACGAAGAGGATGATGACGAGGAAGTGCCCATGA CTGGTCTGGCTGGCAAGGTGAAACGGAAAGACACTCTGGCTCTAAAGCTGGAGAAACAgcaggaaaaggaggagaagcagGGGCAAGAGAACAGCTCCTGGAAGAACTGGGAGCAGTGGGAGGCGATGCGCAACAAGATCGGCACCACCCTCACACG GAGACTGAGTCAGAGACCAACGCAACAAGAACTTGAGCAAAGAAACATTCTGCTAG CCAAGAATGAGGCAGACAGACGAGCTGAGCGAAGCGAGATCAAACGCAGGCTTACAAGAAAG TTGTCTCAGAGGCCCACAGTAGCTGAGCTCCAGGCCAGAAAGATTCTACGTTTCCACGAGTATGTGGAGTCCACACATGCTGAAGACTACGACCGGCGTGCAGATAAACCCTGGACCAAACTCACTCCTGCTGATAAG GCTGCCATCAGAAAGGAGCTGAATGAGTTTAAGAGTTCCGAGATGCAGGTCCATGAGGAGAGCAAGATGTACACCAG GTTTCATCGGCCTTAG